In Dysidea avara chromosome 3, odDysAvar1.4, whole genome shotgun sequence, a single window of DNA contains:
- the LOC136249463 gene encoding formin-like protein 2 isoform X1 — MGNSQGLDGNSGKYTSSLNAKDESMPLRDEVEERFAKLMGSMNLPEDKKRSVLEYNIEKKWQMIKDMEKRRPQLPPMEYLSKFKPVMDEENLKKAKKKATDPTFVQNLQGLEISLRTNHISWVKEFLNKHNNGLQTLVYFLQFRFTIEKELTRKEEKNRNTKSLPRSSVSSLDSSLLLTKPPSSSQESDIHITVLCLKALMNNSHGFTAVMMDKDAVSCLVNSMFYGTLRTVITVMELLAAVCLVKGGHTKIMEAVDMFKLEHKESRRFERLVTLFKESKGNYADFKAACMAFINVIVHSAENLNFRVHLQHEFTMLGLDEHLEEIEDSSPTVLLAQIQAYKDNYFNVQLLLEESATKSEAVVKLEQLQSEIEEIQDKYHRSEYQSIKRIAELEKKLSELQKYVKNEGEPLPTWLQEDMERAGLSKTSSLSKQTSKDEKSGDSVKSSDSSKAENSKEEDSENPVYDVLAPAPPPPAPPLAPPPFAPAAPNAPPLPGVGFMRPLKKKIETKYKLPLLNWVALPPTKINGTIFSDLDDENVHKVVDFTEFEETFKLKSQGESLPKHTAMSVSSSSVKRKNVDGLLEPNRAQNIAIARRKFDFDPDLVSSAITKMDLDVLPLESVEIVSHLIPNDNEVKKIRTFLDDKKNPETLPDEDRFVFELYMVERLGPKLQVMEYMGNFYDDLNVLSQQVDAVIAASNSVLTAIKLKKVIEIILAVGNYMNSSKRGGIFGFRLQSLDILSELKSTDGRMTLLHYIASLIEKQFKDLSDFTDELFYLDKAASVSLELLKQDVKQMQKGFSVGASELVHNKANTRLKEFVLDAEPKVNKLEHDLETGQESFENVVKFYGENPRHTQPSTFFGIFHRFSKAYRQAISDIQTERKLQNLQKQQKPAVEVAVLKEEDDETMQVLNQIHDGAIDEIITGMKSNAFRPGGYRKSKVFRKSFVYRDRDKDFTDSSKRETPPPDPYSASRPWLK, encoded by the exons ATGGGAAACAGTCAAGGATTGGATGGTAACAGTGGCAAATATACTAGCAGCTTAAATGCCAAGGATGAGTCCATGCCACTGAGAGATGAGGTGGAGGAAAGATTTGCTAAACTAATG GGTTCAATGAACTTACCAGAGGATAAGAAACGTTCTGTATTGGAATATAATATTGAAAAGAAGTGGCAAATGATTAAGGATATGGAAAAGAGAAGACCTCAGTTACCTCCTATGGAATATCTGTCCAAATTTAAACCTGTGATGGATGAGGAAAACTTGAAG aaAGCAAAGAAGAAAGCTACTGATCCAACTTTTGTTCAAAATTTACAAGGGTTAGAGATATCTCTAAGAACCAACCATATAAG TTGGGTGAAAGAATTTTTAAATAAACACAACAATGGATTGCAAACACTGGTGTACTTTTTACAGTTTCGGTTTACAATTGAGAAGGAATTAAC TAGAAAAGAAGAGAAGAATCGAAATACAAAGTCCCTGCCTCGTTCAAGTGTATCTTCTTTAGATAGCAGTCTACTGTTGACTAAACCACCTTCGTCAAGTCAAGAATCTGACATCCACATCACTGTTTTATGTCTTAAAGCATTAATGAACAACTCT CATGGATTTACAGCAGTTATGATGGACAAGGATGCTGTTAGTTGCTTAGTGAACTCCATGTTTTATGGAACTTTgag AACAGTGATTACAGTTATGGAGTTGCTTGCAGCTGTTTGCTTAGTGAAAGGAGGACACACAAAGATCATGGAAGCCGTTGATATGTTTAAATTG GAGCACAAAGAGTCAAGAAGGTTTGAAAGATTGGTAACCTTATTCAAAGAATCCAAAGGAAATTATGCAGATTTTAAG GCAGCTTGTATGGCATTTATTAATGTCATAGTTCATTCAGCTGAAAATCTTAACTTTAGAGTACATCTTCAACATGAGTTTACTATGCTTGGTCTTGATGAACACTTAGAG GAAATAGAGGATTCATCTCCGACAGTATTGCTTGCTCAGATACAAGCATACAAGgataattattttaatgttCAATTACTT CTTGAAGAGTCTGCTACTAAGAGTGAGGCTGTAGTTAAGCTAGAACAGCTGCAGAGTGAAATAGAAGAA ATTCAGGATAAATACCATCGATCAGAGTACCAGTCTATAAAGAGAATTG CTGAATTAGAAAAAAAACTTTCTGAACTACAAAAATATGTGAAGAATGAAGGAGAACCATTGCCTACATGGTTACAAGAAGATATGGAAAGGGCTGGTCTCTCAAAGACATCATCATTGTCTAAG CAAACAAGTAAAGATGAAAAAAGTGGTGATTCAGTGAAATCCTCAGACAGTAGTAAAGCAGAAAATAGCAAAGAGGAAGACTCTGAAAATCCAGTGTATGATGTGCTGGCACCAGCCCCTCCCCCTCCTGCACCTCCACTAGCTCCTCCTCCATTTGCTCCTGCAGCACCTAATGCTCCGCCTTTACCTGGAGTTGGCT TCATGCGTCCACTAAAAAAGAAGATAGAGACTAAGTACAAACTACCATTGTTAAACTGGGTGGCATTACCTCCAACGAAAATAAATGGAACAATTTTTAGTGACCTTGATGATGAGAATGTACATAAAGTAGTGGATTTCACTGAATTTGAGGAAACATTTAAACTAAAATCTCAAGGGGAATCTCTCCCAAAGCATACTGCTATGAGTG TTTCTTCTTCGTCagtcaaaagaaagaatgttGATGGACTATTGGAACCTAATAGAGCTCAAAATATTG caaTTGCCAGACGAAAGTTTGATTTTGACCCAGACTTGGTATCTAGTGCAATTACAAA GATGGACCTGGATGTTCTTCCTCTAGAATCAGTTGAGATCGTCAGCCATTTAATACCAAATGATAATGAG GTTAAAAAGATACGGACATTTTTAGACGATAAAAAGAACCCAGAGACTTTACCAGATGAAGACAGATTTGTGTTTGAG CTCTATATGGTGGAAAGACTTGGACCCAAACTTCAAGTAATGGAGTACATGGGGAACTTTTATGATGATTTAAATGTTTTGTCTCAA CAAGTTGATGCAGTAATTGCAGCATCAAATTCAGTATTAACAGCAATTAAACTCAAGAAAGTTATTgag ATAATATTGGCAGTTGGAAATTACATGAATAGTAGTAAGAGAGGAGGGATATTTGGTTTCAGACTTCAGTCCTTAGATATT TTAAGTGAGTTGAAGTCAACAGATGGAAGAATGACACTACTTCATTACATTGCTTCTTTAATTGAAAAGCAATTCAAAGATCTTAGTGATTTTACTGATGAGTTATTCTACTTAGACAAAGCCGCATCAG TGTCATTAGAGTTGCTGAAGCAGGATGTCAAACAAATGCAGAAGGGATTTAGTGTTGGAGCAAGTGAACTAGTGCACAACAAAGCAAATACCAGATTAAAG GAATTTGTTTTGGATGCAGAGCCTAAAGTTAATAAACTGGAACATGATCTTGAGACAGGCCAG GAATCTTTTGAAAATGTTGTCAAATTTTATGGAGAAAATCCTAGACACACACAACCATCAACTTTCTTTGGCATTTTCCACAGATTTTCAAAGGCATATCGG CAAGCGATTTCTGATATTCAAACCGAAAGGAAATTACAGAATTTG CAGAAGCAACAAAAACCTGCTGTGGAAGTTGCTGTACTAAAGGAAGAG GATGATGAAACAATGCAGGTGTTGAACCAGATTCATGATGGAGCAATTGATGAGATTATTACAG
- the LOC136249463 gene encoding formin-like protein 2 isoform X2: protein MGNSQGLDGNSGKYTSSLNAKDESMPLRDEVEERFAKLMGSMNLPEDKKRSVLEYNIEKKWQMIKDMEKRRPQLPPMEYLSKFKPVMDEENLKKAKKKATDPTFVQNLQGLEISLRTNHISWVKEFLNKHNNGLQTLVYFLQFRFTIEKELTRKEEKNRNTKSLPRSSVSSLDSSLLLTKPPSSSQESDIHITVLCLKALMNNSHGFTAVMMDKDAVSCLVNSMFYGTLRTVITVMELLAAVCLVKGGHTKIMEAVDMFKLEHKESRRFERLVTLFKESKGNYADFKAACMAFINVIVHSAENLNFRVHLQHEFTMLGLDEHLEEIEDSSPTVLLAQIQAYKDNYFNVQLLLEESATKSEAVVKLEQLQSEIEEIQDKYHRSEYQSIKRIAELEKKLSELQKYVKNEGEPLPTWLQEDMERAGLSKTSSLSKQTSKDEKSGDSVKSSDSSKAENSKEEDSENPVYDVLAPAPPPPAPPLAPPPFAPAAPNAPPLPGVGFMRPLKKKIETKYKLPLLNWVALPPTKINGTIFSDLDDENVHKVVDFTEFEETFKLKSQGESLPKHTAMSVSSSSVKRKNVDGLLEPNRAQNIAIARRKFDFDPDLVSSAITKMDLDVLPLESVEIVSHLIPNDNEVKKIRTFLDDKKNPETLPDEDRFVFELYMVERLGPKLQVMEYMGNFYDDLNVLSQQVDAVIAASNSVLTAIKLKKVIEIILAVGNYMNSSKRGGIFGFRLQSLDILSELKSTDGRMTLLHYIASLIEKQFKDLSDFTDELFYLDKAASVSLELLKQDVKQMQKGFSVGASELVHNKANTRLKEFVLDAEPKVNKLEHDLETGQESFENVVKFYGENPRHTQPSTFFGIFHRFSKAYRQAISDIQTERKLQNLKQQKPAVEVAVLKEEDDETMQVLNQIHDGAIDEIITGMKSNAFRPGGYRKSKVFRKSFVYRDRDKDFTDSSKRETPPPDPYSASRPWLK, encoded by the exons ATGGGAAACAGTCAAGGATTGGATGGTAACAGTGGCAAATATACTAGCAGCTTAAATGCCAAGGATGAGTCCATGCCACTGAGAGATGAGGTGGAGGAAAGATTTGCTAAACTAATG GGTTCAATGAACTTACCAGAGGATAAGAAACGTTCTGTATTGGAATATAATATTGAAAAGAAGTGGCAAATGATTAAGGATATGGAAAAGAGAAGACCTCAGTTACCTCCTATGGAATATCTGTCCAAATTTAAACCTGTGATGGATGAGGAAAACTTGAAG aaAGCAAAGAAGAAAGCTACTGATCCAACTTTTGTTCAAAATTTACAAGGGTTAGAGATATCTCTAAGAACCAACCATATAAG TTGGGTGAAAGAATTTTTAAATAAACACAACAATGGATTGCAAACACTGGTGTACTTTTTACAGTTTCGGTTTACAATTGAGAAGGAATTAAC TAGAAAAGAAGAGAAGAATCGAAATACAAAGTCCCTGCCTCGTTCAAGTGTATCTTCTTTAGATAGCAGTCTACTGTTGACTAAACCACCTTCGTCAAGTCAAGAATCTGACATCCACATCACTGTTTTATGTCTTAAAGCATTAATGAACAACTCT CATGGATTTACAGCAGTTATGATGGACAAGGATGCTGTTAGTTGCTTAGTGAACTCCATGTTTTATGGAACTTTgag AACAGTGATTACAGTTATGGAGTTGCTTGCAGCTGTTTGCTTAGTGAAAGGAGGACACACAAAGATCATGGAAGCCGTTGATATGTTTAAATTG GAGCACAAAGAGTCAAGAAGGTTTGAAAGATTGGTAACCTTATTCAAAGAATCCAAAGGAAATTATGCAGATTTTAAG GCAGCTTGTATGGCATTTATTAATGTCATAGTTCATTCAGCTGAAAATCTTAACTTTAGAGTACATCTTCAACATGAGTTTACTATGCTTGGTCTTGATGAACACTTAGAG GAAATAGAGGATTCATCTCCGACAGTATTGCTTGCTCAGATACAAGCATACAAGgataattattttaatgttCAATTACTT CTTGAAGAGTCTGCTACTAAGAGTGAGGCTGTAGTTAAGCTAGAACAGCTGCAGAGTGAAATAGAAGAA ATTCAGGATAAATACCATCGATCAGAGTACCAGTCTATAAAGAGAATTG CTGAATTAGAAAAAAAACTTTCTGAACTACAAAAATATGTGAAGAATGAAGGAGAACCATTGCCTACATGGTTACAAGAAGATATGGAAAGGGCTGGTCTCTCAAAGACATCATCATTGTCTAAG CAAACAAGTAAAGATGAAAAAAGTGGTGATTCAGTGAAATCCTCAGACAGTAGTAAAGCAGAAAATAGCAAAGAGGAAGACTCTGAAAATCCAGTGTATGATGTGCTGGCACCAGCCCCTCCCCCTCCTGCACCTCCACTAGCTCCTCCTCCATTTGCTCCTGCAGCACCTAATGCTCCGCCTTTACCTGGAGTTGGCT TCATGCGTCCACTAAAAAAGAAGATAGAGACTAAGTACAAACTACCATTGTTAAACTGGGTGGCATTACCTCCAACGAAAATAAATGGAACAATTTTTAGTGACCTTGATGATGAGAATGTACATAAAGTAGTGGATTTCACTGAATTTGAGGAAACATTTAAACTAAAATCTCAAGGGGAATCTCTCCCAAAGCATACTGCTATGAGTG TTTCTTCTTCGTCagtcaaaagaaagaatgttGATGGACTATTGGAACCTAATAGAGCTCAAAATATTG caaTTGCCAGACGAAAGTTTGATTTTGACCCAGACTTGGTATCTAGTGCAATTACAAA GATGGACCTGGATGTTCTTCCTCTAGAATCAGTTGAGATCGTCAGCCATTTAATACCAAATGATAATGAG GTTAAAAAGATACGGACATTTTTAGACGATAAAAAGAACCCAGAGACTTTACCAGATGAAGACAGATTTGTGTTTGAG CTCTATATGGTGGAAAGACTTGGACCCAAACTTCAAGTAATGGAGTACATGGGGAACTTTTATGATGATTTAAATGTTTTGTCTCAA CAAGTTGATGCAGTAATTGCAGCATCAAATTCAGTATTAACAGCAATTAAACTCAAGAAAGTTATTgag ATAATATTGGCAGTTGGAAATTACATGAATAGTAGTAAGAGAGGAGGGATATTTGGTTTCAGACTTCAGTCCTTAGATATT TTAAGTGAGTTGAAGTCAACAGATGGAAGAATGACACTACTTCATTACATTGCTTCTTTAATTGAAAAGCAATTCAAAGATCTTAGTGATTTTACTGATGAGTTATTCTACTTAGACAAAGCCGCATCAG TGTCATTAGAGTTGCTGAAGCAGGATGTCAAACAAATGCAGAAGGGATTTAGTGTTGGAGCAAGTGAACTAGTGCACAACAAAGCAAATACCAGATTAAAG GAATTTGTTTTGGATGCAGAGCCTAAAGTTAATAAACTGGAACATGATCTTGAGACAGGCCAG GAATCTTTTGAAAATGTTGTCAAATTTTATGGAGAAAATCCTAGACACACACAACCATCAACTTTCTTTGGCATTTTCCACAGATTTTCAAAGGCATATCGG CAAGCGATTTCTGATATTCAAACCGAAAGGAAATTACAGAATTTG AAGCAACAAAAACCTGCTGTGGAAGTTGCTGTACTAAAGGAAGAG GATGATGAAACAATGCAGGTGTTGAACCAGATTCATGATGGAGCAATTGATGAGATTATTACAG